A genomic region of Tamandua tetradactyla isolate mTamTet1 chromosome 2, mTamTet1.pri, whole genome shotgun sequence contains the following coding sequences:
- the POLE3 gene encoding DNA polymerase epsilon subunit 3 translates to MAERPEDLNLPNAVITRIIKEALPEGVNISKEARSAISRAASVFVLYATSCANNFAMKGKRKTLNASDVLSAMEEMEFQRFITPLKEALEAYRREQKGKKEASEQKKKDRDKKTDSEEQDKSRDEDNDEDEERLEEEEQNEEEEVDN, encoded by the exons ATGGCGGAGAGGCCTGAGGACCTAAACCTGCCCAACGCTGTCATCACCAGAATCATCAAGGAGGCG CTCCCGGAAGGTGTCAACATCTCCAAGGAGGCCCGGAGCGCCATCTCCCGCGCTGCCAGCGTCTTCGTACTATACGCCACGTCGTG TGCAAACAATTTTGCTATGAAAGGGAAGCGCAAGACACTGAACGCCAGTGACGTGCTCTCGGCCATGGAAGAGATGGAGTTCCAGCGGTTCATTACTCCCCTAAAAGAAGCTCTGGAAG CCTATAGGCGGGAACAGAAAGGCAAGAAGGAAGCTTCAGAGCAAAAGAAGAAGGacagagacaaaaagacagaTTCAGAAGAGCAAGACAAGAGCAGGGATGAGGACAACGATGAAGATGAGGAAAGACTGGAAGAAGAAGAGCAGAatgaagaggaggaggtggaCAACTGa